DNA sequence from the Spirochaetaceae bacterium genome:
GCTTCCTCCTCGGTGGCGAGCAGTCCCGCCTCGCCGGGCCGGGGTATTCCGTCGCTCATGCCGTGCTCCTTCCCGCCCCGAAGCGGATGCGCGGGTCGAGCCACAGCAGCAGCATGTCGGACACGAACACGCCGACGACGGTGAGTACCGAGAGCACCATCACGATGCTCGCCGCGAGTTGCATGTCTTCCTGGGTGAGCGCGTTGAACAGCAGGGGGCCGACGGTCGGCAGGTTGAGCACGATTGCCGTGATGATCGTTCCCGAGACGATCTCCGGGAACACGCCGCCGATGCCGCTGATGATCGGGTTCATGGCGATGCGCACCGGGTACTTGAACAGCAGCGAGCCCTCGTCCAGCCCTTTCGAGCGCGCCGTGATCACGTACTGCTTCTGCAGTTCATCCAGCAGCGAGCCGCGCATCACCCGAATCAGGCCGGCGCTTCCGCCGGTGGCAACGACGACAATGGCAACCGGCAGGTGCAGCAGCATGTCCAGGAACTTGGCCACGCTCCACGGCTTATCCAGGTACTCGGAGGAGAACAGGCCGGTGATGGGGAACCCGAACCAGCTCAGTGAAATCCACATCAACAGCAGGGCG
Encoded proteins:
- a CDS encoding ABC transporter permease; amino-acid sequence: MTAYVVRRVFYMIITLALVSVVGFAIIQLPPGDFLTTHLRQLGLTGTQLSEEELQDIRAYYGLDKPGYMQYFVWVGNMLRGDLGESYSYRIPVGELLGDRLPLTVLVSLLTIMLTFLLAVPIGIYSATHQYSLGDYTATVFGFVGLATPNFMLALLLMWISLSWFGFPITGLFSSEYLDKPWSVAKFLDMLLHLPVAIVVVATGGSAGLIRVMRGSLLDELQKQYVITARSKGLDEGSLLFKYPVRIAMNPIISGIGGVFPEIVSGTIITAIVLNLPTVGPLLFNALTQEDMQLAASIVMVLSVLTVVGVFVSDMLLLWLDPRIRFGAGRSTA